From Oncorhynchus mykiss isolate Arlee chromosome 25, USDA_OmykA_1.1, whole genome shotgun sequence, a single genomic window includes:
- the LOC110505352 gene encoding uncharacterized protein LOC110505352 produces the protein MDTFHTFSSQVGTSGQHWDNAAQNNRDQHFHGVSKTCQQSSLEQGDIPSPFWHLTKLEIQILLNDVKQSINHMQGTLNTMQGQCIELQTAISKITTAAEFAVQREEILRASGLIPSQREEMLRASGLILSQREGILQTASVPSQRKGILPAANITVQREEIFRASGLIPEEREDIRLTASVPAQREGILPAATAATVTVRKEKILRASGLISAQKELIHLMASVTAQRKGIVPMVSVPAHKEGIVQKASVPAERLEILRASGLIPPQREGNVRTASVPAQRGGILSAASITEQREGILPAASITVPKKKILRASGLIPAQKELIHLMASVTAQRKGIVPMVSVPAHREGIVPKASVPAEREEILRASGLIPPQREGNVRTASVPAQRDGILSAASITEQREEILRASGLIPSQREGILQTASVPAQREEILRASGLIPSQREGIIQTASVPAQREGIFRASGLIPPPREGILQTASVPAQREGIFRASGLIPEEREEILLTASVPVKNENIHPQPPSIIPMLAPLWKWDGGACTPPVDFYSKRRDVRLRYVEHPAMMSITKPEHSDANPQFQTGTRPVAEPETPAVHNNSGGWLSWVFGSGRANKKEVHLPEDKDRSIVWDPTLHRWVNKTEPKAENKCVPPPPPMGTHGYQGNTGSVPKGVNPYSMKAAGLWGSRYPTMHCNDGTNSKPPRHGAGLLPRQLSGLLPPSHFDLMAPMVVPPDTLHY, from the exons ATGGATACCTTTCAT ACCTTCTCATCACAAGTTGGAACTAGTGGTCAACATTGGGACAATGCCGCCCAAAATAACAGGGACCAACATTTTCATGGAG TGAGCAAGACCTGTCAGCAGAGCTCACTGGAGCAGGGAGACATCCCATCACCCTTTTGGCACCTGACAAA GCTTGAGATTCAGATCCTGCTGAACGATGTTAAGCAATCGATTAACCACATGCAGGGGACGCTGAACACCATGCAGGGGCAGTGTATTGAGTTGCAGACTGCCATATCTAAG ATCACCACAGCAGCCGAATTTGCTgtgcagagggaggagatcctccgagcatcaggcctcatcccgtCACAGAGGGAGGAAATgctccgagcatcaggcctcatcctgTCACAGAGGGAGGGTATCCTCCAAACAGCCAGTGTCCCTTCACAGAGGAAGGGGATTCTCCCAGCAGCTAACATCACTGTGCAGAGGGAGGAGATcttccgagcatcaggcctcatccctgaAGAGAGGGAGGACATCCGCCTcacagccagtgtccctgcacagagggaggggatTCTTCCAGCAGCTACTGCAGCTACTGTCACTGTGCGAAAGGAGAagatcctccgagcatcaggcctcatttCTGCACAAAAGGAGTTGATCCACCTGATGGCCAGTGTCACTGCGCAGAGGAAGGGAATCGTCCCAATGGTCAGCGTCCCTGCGCACAAGGAGGGGATCGTCCAAAAGGCTAGTGTCCCTGCTGAGAGGTTGgagatcctccgagcatcaggcctcatcccgcCACAGAGGGAGGGGAATGTCCGAACAGCCAGTGTCCCAGCACAGAGGGGTGGGATTCTCTCAGCAGCCAGCATCactgaacagagggagggaattCTTCCAGCAGCTTCTATCACTGTGCCGAAGAAGAAGATCCtcagagcatcaggcctcatACCTGCACAAAAGGAGTTGATCCACCTGATGGCCAGTGTCACTGCGCAGAGGAAGGGAATCGTTCCAATGGTCAGCGTCCCTGCGCACAGGGAGGGGATCGTCCCAAAGGCCAGTGTCCCTGCTGAGAGGGAGgagatcctccgagcatcaggcctcatcccgcCACAGAGGGAGGGGAATGTCCGAACAGCCAGTGTCCCAGCACAGAGGGATGGGATTCTCTCAGCAGCCAGCATCActgaacagagggaggagatcctccgagcatcaggcctcatcccatCACAGAGGGAGGGTATCCTCcaaacagccagtgtccctgcacagagggaggagatcctccgagcatcaggcctcatcccatCACAGAGGGAGGGTATTATCcaaacagccagtgtccctgcacagagggaggggatcttccgagcatcaggcctcatcccgcCACCAAGGGAGGGTATCCTCcaaacagccagtgtccctgcacagagggaggggatcttccgagcatcaggcctcatccctgaagagagggaggagatcctcCTCACAGCCAGTGTCCCTGTGAAGAATGAAAACATTCATCCACAACCACCTTCCATCATCCCCATGTTGGCACCACTGTGGAAATGGGATGGTGGAGCGTGTACTCCACCTGTGGATTTCTATTCCAAGAGAAGAG ATGTCCGACTTAGATATGTTGAGCATCCTGCTATGATGTCCATCACCAAGCCGGAACACTCCGATGCCAACCCTCAGTTCCAGACTGGCACCCGGCCGGTGGCTGAGCCCGAGACCCCTGCTGTTCACAATAACAGTGGAGGCTGGCTCAGCTGGGTCTTTGGGAGTGGAAGAGCTAACAAGAAGGAGGTTCATCTACCTGAGGACAAAGACAGATCT ATTGTCTGGGATCCAACTCTGCACAGATGGGTTAACAAAACTGAGCCCAAGGCTGAA AACAAGTGtgtaccaccacctccaccgATGGGGACACATGGATATCAGGGGAACACTGGCAGTGTCCCCAAAGGAGTGAATCCCTACTCTATGAAAGCAG CAGGTCTATGGGGCAGCAGATACCCCACAATGCATTGCAATGATGGGACCAACTCAAAGCCTCCAAGACATGGGGCTGGACTGCTTCCTAGACAGCTCTCTGGCTTGCTCCCTCCTTCACACTTTGACCTCATGGCACCAATGGTTGTGCCACCTGACACTCTACACTACTGA